The nucleotide window TCGACGTTCGTCGACGCGAAGACGGCCTGTAGAAGAAGCTGTTCCTACGGTTCTCGTAGGCGGAGTGTGGCGAGTCTTGGGCTTTCCCGTGTGGTCTACGGGAGAGTTTCAAAGGCTTGGTGGTGAACTCGCTTTGGAGCTTGGCATTTGCAGTACTGTTTTATAGCAACATCCGGTAGCTTGGCTCCTTCTTCTGATCTATAGGTCCCCGGCTGGTTGTGGACAGTATCACTGCCTTGACCCGACTTTTATAAGATTGCAAAGCCTTAGTCTCTGGCCAGTTGGAACCAACTGAGTGGGATTTACACCAATAGGTGTTATGGCGGTTGGTCATGACAATCTTAAGGCATCAACTGCTCCAAGCTTCACTTGAGTCTCACTCTAGCTTGTTTTTCTTGGTGGTTTAGAGATAGTTTTGTAATCTTGTTTTTATAGTGGTAGAATTTAGGTGGTTCAAGAGACGATTTGCTTCGAGTCGTGGAGTAAAAAGGAGCGTGGGTAGTAATAAAAGGACTCGAACAAAAGTTAtgttatcattttaaaattcacATAAATGTTGGAGAATGGATACACACccaattaaatttctaaatatgATTGGTCAGCACGCTGCAGGATTATAGGATATGACAATGAAAACAAAAGCGGTTAAACACAAGCATAGACAATGAAAACATAGGGGTAATGTCAAAAACATAAGCATAAAATAATAGGTCTTAGAAACAAGTCTGACAAGGAAGAGGTCGATAAAACAGTCTCGAGACAAAAGATAAAAAGAGATTACatagataaaacaaaaaaaagcaaAGACCTCCCTCCACAGCTCAGACTAACTTCCTCAATTTAACCTGTAAAATTGTGAAAATCAAACATTCTGTTTTCTGTAAGAACAGGTACTAGTTGTGTAATAATGGCAATTCTCAAACTGAATCTTATAATAAAAGCTTACACATGGGTTTGCTGATCTGAAGAAGAGACAAGTCTTTCATTTTCCTTGACTTGCACAAAGCTTGGGCGATAAGAGCAAACAAGTGGGGGACGAGCAGCTTTATGGTGGTGGTGTTCGAGTATGAGAGCTTGTCCGAGGTTGAAGGAGGATTTGAAGAAGCCGTCTTGTCCAAACACAAAAGCGGCGTGAACAGTCCTGGATCCGTATAGTTCAAACAAGACAGCAAATTTGTTTTCCTCATCGACAAAGAAGCTCCCACCAGAAAATGAGGAGTAGAGCTTAAAACCGTAGCCAGAGAAGGGGCCCGGTTCCATTCGCAAAAATTTGCTCCAGGAGGCACGGTTGGGGTGGACAGTAAGGGTAACCCAAAACTCAAAAAAGCCAGATTCATAACCACCAAACAGGACCGCAAGCTGCTCATCATCACCACCACCTCTAAAGAAGCTTGAGAGGGTTACAAGGTCACCATTGAAACCATCGAACGAGTCAAAAGGAAGAGGCAGGCGCGGTCCAAACCTCTCTTTGGTAAAATCAAAACAGATTAAGGAAACTTTGTGAGCCAGGCCATAATGATTAGCAACAAAGTAGGTGTTTCCCTTGACAGACACGCCACGCTGATGTGTATCTATCAACCCCTCGTGATTAACCTCCTCAAGGACCCTCCATGAATTAGACCTAATTTCATAGATTTCGTACACCACCTCGATTCTCTTCATGTTTCTAATGAAATTATCCCAAAACCTCAGGATTTTGTGGTTGCGCCCCTCGTCGTATCCGACCGCGTGCCTGTCTGATAGGTGGAAACTTTCTCTCGGTCCGATCCACCTTGTTTGACACAGGTAAGGGTTCCACAACACAAGCTCCGAGTTGTCCTTAGCCACGCATAACACCAACCCATCGCAGTGATATAGCTTTGAAACCTCCAACTCATTGAGCAAATCTACCTCCTTTACCGATGCATCAACAAACTCGTCTTGGTACCTCAGAGAGTAGACCTTGCCGTTCATCGTCAGAAACTGTTGCTGCGGCCCTactgcctcttcttcttctgatgttaTCGAAACCTTCTTCATCATCCTTCCAACTCTCGCAGCAATTGGAATATTAGGGTTTTCCTCCAAATCTTCTCTATTGCGTTTGGTTTTCCCCCAAACCTTCCTCCCCCCATGATCGCTCATCATCCTTCCCCGCAATTTGAATATTAGGCTTTTCCTCGATACCTTCTCTATTGCCTTTGGTCCTGTATATATACCCAATTAATTTTTGCCTAGGTACGTACCGTCTGGGCTCTCAACTGGGCTACGATGTGCCTCGGCTTCGTTTAATTTGAGGCCCGGTATTTTTAGCAATAAAATAAACCCATAAACACTTCTAAGTAGAGTGGACGTTCGGATACCCGTCCGGATTcagatcgggtatttcggtatagaggtataGAATCTGTTCCGATATTTTTATACTTtaggtcgggttcgggtatttttagttcggattcggttatttcggatcggattcggatattgagattttaaaagataaaaaaaactatttttttttaatttttttaggtttaaaaatatagatttcacttaactgatttttattattttttaatagattgaatgattGATAAATTTGGAGataacatttcaaaaataaataaatattaatttgacTATTGTTTCGAAATTTTGAGTGTAACTTTTGTCAatacatgaaacaaaaaaacttgATATGCATTTTAGTTGAGTGACAAATCATTTTCTCCgtaattatatgtaaattatatgcTCTTAAAGTATGTATaagacaaatataaatattttaaataaaatgatacATGTAAACAAGAAATATAAGGACAAGTATACATATGTTTGGTTATTTTCGGATATTACCTGTTCGGGTTCAGATATCCAATGATTTATTAAGATTTTTGGCTTTTAATCAAAATGTCACTAGGAATTAAATGGTTGTTTTTGTATTCTATGATGTTTAACATCCTTTGTAGAGTTGAATGAATATGTAAATTTTTGTTGATAATGACGAAACCTATTTCACCACAAATCTTATTGCATTCTCAATAAGCTCATATCAGTGGGAGCCAAATCACATGAGTCCAGAAAGTCATTGAAACAAACTCATTAAAATAAGCAAATCTTTTCTCTTATTATTGCTTTTGTCACTGCCTGTGACAGGCCATCCTCAACCCGGCAGCAATcttatcaaatataaatttgttaGCAGCCTGCGTGAAGTGCACACCATCCCATATCACAGCCTTGTCAGGCTCATCGCACGGCTTCCCAATGTAAATCTCTTTGCCTTTCACAGTCACCTTCTTCCCACATCCAATATTCTTGTTGTAGTTGTACTTCCCTCCATGACCACAACATGCAACCAACGATCTCTTGAACCCGTGACCCTGTGCGTGAACAAACAACTCATGCTTAGCAGAGTAGACATCCACGTAAGTGATGGCGGCTTCGGACAAGGAAGCTCTAAGCTCGATCACAGCTTGTTTCAAGGCGTCATTGAACTGTTGAGCCAAATGGTTCAAGGGAGAGACACATCCATGTGAATCAAAATCTGATGCTTTAAGCGGAAACCATTCGATCACATACGCTAAACAACCGATAGGTCCTGTGCTGTGAATCCAGAAGTATCTCCCTCCTTGTGCGTAAATATACTATCAACAAAAATAACAAACACATTTATGATAATCACTTTTAAACAAAAAGCATTGATTGGAACAGAGTATAAAACAGAGAGGCTGACCGTGACAGCATTCTTGAACTGGCTGATGATCTCAGGAACATCTACGGTTCCAATTTGTTCAACCGTTTTATTGGCGAAGTAACCAGCAGTGAGATCGTTTTGTCCGATGTCAAAAGTGTACAACGCCTGAGAGAAACTGTCGGCTTCAGGCAGCATCGTCGTATGAACTCCTCCTGTTACATTTTTGACTTGGTGATCTAGTATACCACTTTTTCACGTTTTGATAATATGAAAACGCTATTTCTTGCCGTTCAAAACGtttaaaaagtttttgaaatattattccACTGTATACTACGGTGtccaaaagaaaaactttattaCTCTAACACTAGCTTGTTACCACAAAGCAGTTAAAAATAACCAATCTAAACGGGTATGTAATGAGAATTTTTAGGCATTTTGGAATATTTTTCTGATAATTTTGAGCAGTTCAGCTATAAAACATCTCAACCAATCGTAACCATTATTATAAAAACCGAATCCCAAATAATTCATCCAAACTCATCTGAACCAAGGTAGAATTAAACCGAATCCGACCCAATAAAAATGAATATCTAAATTAGTCTTAGGTTTTTAATTCCAAAATACCTCAACCCAAATAAACTAATCCAAATTCGAGCAGATATCCGAATATACATTCCTAATTCAGTTATTACATTATTAATCTAACATATCAAGTCAAACACATATTATCTCTTTCTTATCTCAACGAtacaagcaagcaagcaagcaagtgAAAGGCTCGTACCGCGACTGCGAACTGCTTGGGATCTGTTGTGAAAATTGGAGAACTGTACGAACTGAACATCAAGTGAAAATGGACTGAAACCACTTTGACGAAGAGTTGAGTTGAGAGCTCTGATGGGAGATCCGGCTGTGGCAAAGTTAGCGCCGTGGCTGAAGTTTGAACCAACCGAGTCTAGGAACGCGCTTAGATATGGCAATCCAAGACTCTCCGCTGCGCCAAGAAAGGGAGAGACAAAATCAGTTAAACGCTAAACGGTGGCGTTTCAAGCTTGATAAGAGTACTGTGATTAATAGTTTTACCTATGAAGTCAATGACGAGACGACCGTCGCAGTACCTCCCGGCGGGTGAGCCGAAGAAGGAAGAGCCGTGAGGAGGACCAGCCTGGCCAAAAGCGGCGGAGAGACCGCCGGTGTCGGAGTTAGAGTCGCCGAAGTTGAAGATTGCTGGGAAATGGCATTGAGCATGGGCTGATGATAGTGATAGCAAAGAGAGAGCAAACAAAGAAGATAGTATTGACTTCATAttggtaaagaagaagaagggatcCTAAGAAAAGTAACGTAGTTTCAAGCATCCAACTCAATCACGAGACTTgatccttttaaaaaaatagagatacaaacaaaaaaggtatgaaatcgaagaaaattatttaaaaagaaaaaagaaaaaacgtgACCCCGAGTAAAAAAGAAATGAAACGGGggaaaattaataataaaaaggcAAGAaggaaaataattatttctgaACTTGTCCCATATTGTTGATTGAAAACACTGTAACGAGTAGGCATGGGCATTTTAATATGGAGCCGAAAATCTAAACTATACCTGATGTAAAAATATCCGATCCgaaatcaaaccaaaaacacAACTGAAAGAACCAATCCGAATAGATCCGGAGTCAAAAAACCGATCCAAATAGATCTGACCTGGTAATAACCTATTTGTACTCGacttaaaatattgtatatccaaaactatgattttttgtgttttattatatatattattataagatttagttgaaatatattttgttaagaataattgttattattttataacatttttaagtaaTAAGATGCTTAAAATTGTAAAACttagagtttaaaaatattttgttttaattattaatagtttaatttaagtttttttttgtaaaactttagatatatatgataaatattgACTAAATTTGATGGAGATTgagtattttatgtttttttaagattctaaatatccgaacctgaTCCGGATCCGATACGGATCCAAAAAATTACGTATATTTTATAGGTATTATAATTATAGACCCAAACCGATCTGGATCTGAAAAGAACCGACCCAAAtccgaatccgaaccgaaaaTTTACAAGTACATATTGGATCCAAATGTCTAGGACCCGAAGGATCCACACCCGAAAGTAATCGGCCCAAATCCGACCCGAAGACCCGAACATTTTTAACGAATtgtaggtgttttgcccgcacatgtgggcaaaattattttaagttaattattaatatatgcatTACTAATAAAAATTGATCATGATAAGTTATTGTTTTGGTTctccaaaaaatttaaatcttaaatttttatttttaaagtacattaaaatacattatttttagaattgtcattttattttcaaaaaaatttaaatttttggatAGCTTTTATTATAGAGAAATT belongs to Brassica rapa cultivar Chiifu-401-42 chromosome A07, CAAS_Brap_v3.01, whole genome shotgun sequence and includes:
- the LOC103831209 gene encoding alpha-L-fucosidase 3, translating into MKSILSSLFALSLLSLSSAHAQCHFPAIFNFGDSNSDTGGLSAAFGQAGPPHGSSFFGSPAGRYCDGRLVIDFIAESLGLPYLSAFLDSVGSNFSHGANFATAGSPIRALNSTLRQSGFSPFSLDVQFVQFSNFHNRSQAVRSRGGVHTTMLPEADSFSQALYTFDIGQNDLTAGYFANKTVEQIGTVDVPEIISQFKNAVTYIYAQGGRYFWIHSTGPIGCLAYVIEWFPLKASDFDSHGCVSPLNHLAQQFNDALKQAVIELRASLSEAAITYVDVYSAKHELFVHAQGHGFKRSLVACCGHGGKYNYNKNIGCGKKVTVKGKEIYIGKPCDEPDKAVIWDGVHFTQAANKFIFDKIAAGLRMACHRQ
- the LOC103831208 gene encoding F-box/kelch-repeat protein At1g24800, producing MMSDHGGRKVWGKTKRNREDLEENPNIPIAARVGRMMKKVSITSEEEEAVGPQQQFLTMNGKVYSLRYQDEFVDASVKEVDLLNELEVSKLYHCDGLVLCVAKDNSELVLWNPYLCQTRWIGPRESFHLSDRHAVGYDEGRNHKILRFWDNFIRNMKRIEVVYEIYEIRSNSWRVLEEVNHEGLIDTHQRGVSVKGNTYFVANHYGLAHKVSLICFDFTKERFGPRLPLPFDSFDGFNGDLVTLSSFFRGGGDDEQLAVLFGGYESGFFEFWVTLTVHPNRASWSKFLRMEPGPFSGYGFKLYSSFSGGSFFVDEENKFAVLFELYGSRTVHAAFVFGQDGFFKSSFNLGQALILEHHHHKAARPPLVCSYRPSFVQVKENERLVSSSDQQTHVLN